A portion of the Streptomyces kaniharaensis genome contains these proteins:
- a CDS encoding helix-turn-helix domain-containing protein, with protein sequence MAARPRPTARRIELGHELRELRQQAGITLEDAVKGLSFSETKLQRVETGFQDLRNAGDLRKLLTRYGVDDEDETERLVELQRTASRQDWWTPYTVATMSPSMPRFLGVESAAQAIRAYHPTCVLGLLQTERYAKAQHEIAKPIEESTTEFIQKSVALRMKRKDRVVTSDDPVKLWAILYEPALRYVAGDVDIMREQYEEITRIAKLDHVTVQILPQSVRGYLSLSDFTLLDLGDKLPMTVQLDTGAGMSLTDKSREVGRFTRMFEALSRSALPSEATPEFLQQLTREITS encoded by the coding sequence GTGGCAGCACGGCCGAGGCCGACAGCACGGCGGATCGAACTCGGGCACGAGCTTCGGGAGCTGCGTCAGCAGGCCGGCATCACGCTCGAGGACGCCGTCAAGGGGCTGTCGTTCAGCGAGACGAAACTCCAGCGCGTCGAGACCGGCTTCCAGGACCTCCGCAACGCCGGGGACCTGCGCAAGCTCCTCACCCGGTACGGCGTTGACGACGAGGACGAAACCGAACGCCTGGTGGAGCTCCAGCGGACCGCCTCGCGCCAGGACTGGTGGACGCCGTACACGGTGGCGACGATGTCGCCCTCGATGCCGCGCTTCCTCGGCGTCGAGTCCGCGGCTCAGGCCATACGCGCCTACCACCCCACGTGCGTACTCGGACTGCTGCAGACCGAGCGGTACGCAAAGGCGCAACACGAGATCGCCAAGCCGATCGAGGAATCCACGACGGAGTTCATCCAGAAGAGCGTGGCCCTGCGGATGAAGCGCAAGGACCGGGTGGTGACCTCCGACGATCCTGTCAAGCTGTGGGCGATCCTGTACGAGCCGGCGCTACGGTACGTGGCCGGGGACGTGGACATCATGCGCGAGCAGTACGAGGAGATCACCCGGATTGCGAAGCTCGACCACGTGACCGTGCAGATCCTGCCCCAGTCAGTTCGCGGCTACCTGTCGCTCTCCGATTTCACGCTCCTGGACCTCGGCGACAAGCTGCCCATGACGGTCCAGCTCGACACAGGGGCCGGTATGTCCCTCACAGACAAGTCCCGCGAAGTCGGCCGGTTCACTCGGATGTTCGAGGCGCTGTCCCGCTCGGCCCTCCCCTCCGAGGCGACACCGGAGTTCCTGCAACAACTCACCCGAGAGATCACCTCATGA
- a CDS encoding DUF397 domain-containing protein, whose product MTHHITAPELAGVADWFKSSYSGGSGNNCVEVADLTATRFEAVAIRDSKDPAGPALLVTPEAFAGLVAFARNFGV is encoded by the coding sequence ATGACCCACCACATCACTGCTCCCGAACTCGCCGGCGTGGCCGACTGGTTCAAGTCGTCCTACAGCGGTGGATCCGGCAACAACTGCGTCGAGGTCGCCGACCTGACTGCCACCCGCTTCGAAGCGGTGGCCATCCGCGACTCGAAGGACCCCGCCGGGCCGGCCCTGCTCGTCACACCGGAGGCCTTCGCCGGTCTCGTAGCGTTCGCCCGGAACTTCGGCGTCTGA